Proteins found in one Oryza glaberrima chromosome 4, OglaRS2, whole genome shotgun sequence genomic segment:
- the LOC127772299 gene encoding ornithine decarboxylase 1A, chloroplastic-like, giving the protein MAGGRPLESVLVAPGVKGKKVLAFKRDGLKKNEAVTGLIHDIVASSSARSALHVLDLAKVVDLYAGWRRALPGVRPFYAVKCNPDTALLGALAALSAGFDCASRAEIEAVLALGVPPAAIVYANPCKPGAHVAFAAEAGVNVTTYDSEEEVAKVKRCHPSCELLLRIKAPDCGGVKVDLGLKYGANPDEVLPLLRAARRAGLGVAGVSFHVGSGASRAAVYRGAIEAARAAFDAAAGLGMPPMRVLDIGGGFVAGAAFGDAAAVINRALGRYFGDLLPTVEVIGEPGRYFAETAFTLAARVIGKRRRGDVREYWIDDGVYGSLNCILLDSYVPRPRPLAGARPGEETHASTVFGPTCDSINTVVTGYQLPEMSVDDWLVFDDMGAYTTAAGSSFNGFATSAINIYLAYSS; this is encoded by the coding sequence ATGGCTGGAGGAAGACCCTTGGAGTCGGTGCTCGTGGCCCCCGGGGTGAAGGGAAAGAAGGTACTCGCATTCAAGCGCGACGGGCTCAAGAAAAACGAGGCAGTGACGGGCCTCATCCACGACATCGTCGCCAGCTCCAGCGCCAGGAGCGCGTTGCACGTCCTGGACCTCGCCAAGGTGGTCGACCTCTACGCGGGATGGCGCCGCGCGCTCCCCGGCGTGAGGCCCTTCTACGCCGTCAAGTGCAACCCGGACACGGCGCTGCtcggcgcgctcgccgcgctcagCGCCGGCTTCGACTGCGCCAGCCGCGCCGAGATCGAGGCCGTCCTCGCGCTCGGCgtcccgcccgccgccatcgtctACGCTAACCCGTGCAAGCCCGGCGCGCACGTCGCGttcgccgccgaggccggcgtCAACGTCACCACGTACGATtccgaggaggaggtggccaaGGTGAAGCGCTGCCACCCCAGCTGCGAGCTGCTGCTCCGCATCAAGGCGCCGGACTGCGGCGGCGTCAAGGTCGACCTCGGCCTCAAGTACGGCGCCAACCCGGACGaggtgctgccgctgctgcgcgccgcgcgccgcgcgggccTCGGCGTGGCCGGCGTGTCGTTCCACGTCGGCAGCGGCGCGTCCCGCGCGGCCGTCTACCGCGGCGCCATCgaggccgcgcgcgcggcgttcGACGCGGCCGCGGGGCTCGGGATGCCGCCGATGCGCGTCCTGGACATCGGCGGCGggttcgtcgccggcgccgcgttcggcgacgcggcggcggtcatCAACCGCGCGCTCGGGCGCTActtcggcgacctcctccccaccgtcGAGGTGATCGGCGAGCCCGGCCGGTACTTCGCCGAGACCGCCTTCacgctcgccgcgcgcgtcaTCGGGAAGCGCAGGCGCGGCGACGTGCGCGAGTACTGGATCGACGACGGCGTCTACGGCTCGCTCAACTGCATCCTCCTGGACAGCTACGTGCCGCGCCCGAggccgctcgccggcgcgcgccCCGGCGAGGAGACGCACGCCTCGACGGTGTTCGGGCCGACGTGCGACTCCATCAACACGGTGGTGACCGGGTACCAGCTGCCGGAGATGAGCGTCGACGACTGGCTTGTGTTCGACGACATGGGCGCCTACACCACCGCGGCCGGCTCCAGCTTCAACGGCTTTGCCACGTCAGCCATAAACATCTACCTGGCATACTCCAGCTAG